In Pasteurella dagmatis, the sequence ATATTAGTAGCTACTTAGATTTTGTCTTAACTATCTTTTTAGCCTTTGGCGTGTGCTTTGAAGTACCCGTTGCTATTATTCTACTTTGCTGGACAGGCGTAACAACACCTGATGATTTAAAAGCGAAACGACCTTACATTATCGTAGCCGCTTTCGTGATCGGTATGTTACTTACCCCACCTGACATTTTCTCGCAAACTCTATTGGCAATTCCAATGTGGTTATTGTTTGAAATTGGTGTCGTCGTTGCACGCTTCTATCGTCCAAGAGAGCAGGATGAGAAAACAGAATAAGAAACGGGCGGGATTTTTTCCGCCCTTTTTATATTGTTTTCCAAAATCCAAATTGTCATAAGACATTAGAAAATAAGGAGTTAATATGGCTCAGCAAATTTTTACAGGTTTCCCTCATCGTCGTTTACGCCGTATGCGTAAACACGATTTTAGCCGTCGTTTAATGGCAGAAAACAAACTGACTACAGATGATTTAATTTATCCTGTTTTTATTCTAGACGGAGAAAATTACCGTGAGCCTGTGCCTTCAATGCCTGGAGTTGAACGTTTGACAGTTGATCAACTTTTAATTGAAGCAGGCTTATTAGTGAAATACGGGGTACCTGTGATCGCACTATTCCCCGTTATTGAACAAGATAAAAAATCATTAATGGCAGAAGAAGCATACAACCCTAATGGTTTAGTGCAACGTGCAGTAAAAGCATTGAAGAATGCTTATCCGCAATTAGGTGTGCTTACAGACATAGCACTGGATCCTTACACTGTACACGGTCAAGATGGCATTATTGATGACGAAAGTTATGTACTTAATGACATCACCACTGATATTCTAGTAAAACAAGCACTGTCTCATGCTGAAGCAGGTGCTGATATTGTCGCTCCAAGCGATATGATGGACGGTAGAATTGGTAAAATTCGTACCGCACTTGAAGAAAAAGGTTTTGTAAATACGCTGATCATGGCTTACTCCGCTAAATATGCTTCAAATTATTATGGTCCCTTCCGCAACGCTGTCGGCTCTGCATCTAATTTAAAAGGTGGTGATAAAAAAACCTATCAGCTTGACCCAGCCAATAGCGACGAAGGCTTGCAAGAAGTAGCACTCGACTTACAAGAAGGTGCAGATATGGTGATGGTAAAACCGGGTATGCCCTATCTTGATTTAGTGTATAGAGTGAAAACCCATTTTGGTGTCCCTACTTTTGCCTACCAAGTGTCTGGTGAATACGCAATGCACCAAGCCGCAATACAAAATGGTTGGTTAAAAGAAAAAGAATGTATTATAGAATCTTTGCTATGCTTTAAACGTGCAGGTGCTGATGGTATTCTCACATATTACGCCAAACAAGTTGCCGAATGGCTCTATGAAGAAAAACAACAAAACTCAATATAAATGAAGGTTAGCTAAAAATAACTGTTTTTAAAAAATTGCCTCAGATAATTAAGCAAGAAATCGTTAATTTTCTGAGGCGTGTGTCATTATGTGAATTTATTTGCCTGTTTGCTTCTCAAACCAACTTTCTAAAATTAAGCAGGCTGAGATGCCATCTACTTTACTTTTATTCAATGCCTTATAACCACCACGCTCAAAAATTTCTGCACGTGCTTCCGTAGTGGTTAAACGCTCATCTTGTAATTCGACTTGAACACCAAAACGGCCATTTAATCGGTTAGCAAATTTTCTAGCTCTTGTAGTCAACTCTTGTTCTGTGCCGTCCATATTCAGCGGCAAACCCACTACCACCAAATCTGGCCGCCATTCATTTAAACATTTTTCGATGGCATCCCAATTTGGGATACCATCTTGTGCTTTAAACGCAGGTAAAGCTT encodes:
- the ruvX gene encoding Holliday junction resolvase RuvX, with translation MCITVLAFDFGTKSIGCAVGQSITRTAQALPAFKAQDGIPNWDAIEKCLNEWRPDLVVVGLPLNMDGTEQELTTRARKFANRLNGRFGVQVELQDERLTTTEARAEIFERGGYKALNKSKVDGISACLILESWFEKQTGK
- the hemB gene encoding porphobilinogen synthase; translated protein: MAQQIFTGFPHRRLRRMRKHDFSRRLMAENKLTTDDLIYPVFILDGENYREPVPSMPGVERLTVDQLLIEAGLLVKYGVPVIALFPVIEQDKKSLMAEEAYNPNGLVQRAVKALKNAYPQLGVLTDIALDPYTVHGQDGIIDDESYVLNDITTDILVKQALSHAEAGADIVAPSDMMDGRIGKIRTALEEKGFVNTLIMAYSAKYASNYYGPFRNAVGSASNLKGGDKKTYQLDPANSDEGLQEVALDLQEGADMVMVKPGMPYLDLVYRVKTHFGVPTFAYQVSGEYAMHQAAIQNGWLKEKECIIESLLCFKRAGADGILTYYAKQVAEWLYEEKQQNSI